A window of Mastomys coucha isolate ucsf_1 unplaced genomic scaffold, UCSF_Mcou_1 pScaffold1, whole genome shotgun sequence genomic DNA:
CTATGCGTTCTCATGGAAGTTTCATGGTTTTACATTTAAAGatcttcttcttttcattctattatatgtgtacgggtgttttgcccatatgtgtgtatgttcacacatatgcgcagtgcctgtggaggccagaaggggggtTGGATTctgtgaaactggagttacagatgggtgtgagccaccatgtggttgctagtcattgaacccaggtcctctggaagagcagccagtgctcctaaccgctgagccatctctctagccctgggttTTAAAGTAACTCTTGACAGCAGGTGATGttagtttttctatttccttctttgtcAAAGCTATTTTGTCTTTCCTAAATTcttctgaattaaaaaacaagacaaaaaaactaTTGGGATACTGTGCTTACATTGTACCTGTTAGTGAATTTGAGAAGAAGTGGCATCAAGAATATTAagtcctttaattccagcccctgggaggcagaggcaggcggatttctgagttcaaggccagcctggtctacagagtgagttccaggacagccagggctacacagagaaactctgtctaaggaaaaaaaaaaaaaaagaatattgagtTGGGGAGAAAAGATGCTTTAGCTAACCACTGGctgaacattgactgctcttccagaggtccacatggtgggtcacaaccatctataactggatctgatgctctcttctggtgtgtctgaatacagcgacagtatattcacatacataaaataaataaatctttttaaaaagggaagagagaatattGAGGCCTCTAACCTATGAACATGGTCTATCTCTGTTttttcaggtctttttttttttttttctcagcactgTTCTGTATTTTTTCCCTCCAGATTATATACATACTTCTTCATGTTTACCCCTAAGTATTTGACAGTCTTCGGCATTATTACAAAGGTaccattattttaaacattttaaatgtccgAGAGGCATACAATTGGCAGCATTTAATGTCTGAGAGGTGTATGCAGCATTTATCACTCTTATTTCTTTCAGCCTCGCTGCTGTGGGTGGCATAATTCCATGATCAAGTCCTAACTTCAGTGCCTCAGAGTGAGATCACAACAGAAAGGTGGATCTTTTAAAGGGCAGTTAGGGTTAaataggtgtggtggtttgaatatgcttggcccaggaagtggtgctagtaggtgtggccttgttggagtaggtgtgtcacggTGGGCGcgggctttgagactctcctcccagctgcctggaagatagttttctgctagcagccttcagatgaagatgtagaactctcagctcctcctgcaccacgcctgcctggatgctgccatgctcccacctcgatgataatggactgaagctctgaacctgtaagccagccccaattaaatgttgtccttagaagagttgctttggtcatggtgtctgttcacagcaatgaaaaccctaagacacttggTATGGTGTGTTCTAATCCGTCAGGACAGGGGTCCTTACAAGAAGAGGAAATCACACCATtggcacacacagaggaaggtcATGTGAAGATCCAGGAAAGAGAAAGTAATTTGGAAGCCAAGGAGAGAGGCTTCAGAAGAGGTTAACCCTGCTTCCACCCTCAAGAACTATGTGAAAATAAAGCTCTGTTGTCACAACCAACCGGGCTCTGGCTTTTTCTTGGTAACAATAGAgatatataacacattttctaaGTTTACTTATATCTCTGATAGCTTCTGATAAATTCcactagattttctttttctgccgACATGTatattgtgtttaaaaaaaaaaattagctttacTTCTTTCACCCTAaatgccttttatttctttttcttgtgtgaCTACACTGACTAGGACATCAAGGGTGTCACATACTTCAAACTGGCTTTGCATTCGCAAATGTATTTGGAATGGGAGTGTTGGGATTTATAGGCACACGCTGCCTCATGCAGGTTTTCAAGCACAACATTGAACAAGAGTGGGAAGGAGAGACCCTGACTGCAGAGCGCATCTGCCCCGCCCTTCATTGTTAAAGGATGATGTTAGCTAAAGATTTTATACCACCGCTTTTTTTTACATCCTAATTTTATAGCATTGATTGGTAAAACTCTGATCCCAAAAGCAAGCAAATGGGTGCCCCAGAAAGGCTCGGGACTAACTAGTTGTAAATAGCTGGTGTAGGGGGTAGCAGCAAGCATAGAGCCTGTGAGCAGTCCACACTGGCGTGGATCAAGCTTTACCAGCTGTGGTAGCGTAGCAGGGCGTACGTGTTGCTCGAACGCCTTGCCTCTTTGGATTTTAATTTCTAATGTAAATGCAGCCTGTAACAACACTTACCTGACAGTGCTGTAATGAGGTTGACAATGTGcaaattgtggtttttttttctcttttggtgtgtgtgtttgaggtaGGGAGAGGttgctgagacaggatctcagggtTTCAAACTCTGTAGGTAATagtgactttgaacatttcttcctcctgcctccaccactacgatgctgggcttacaggtacCTTACACTAGGCCAACAATCACTAGGCCAACAAGCCTGGTTTACGCGGTTCTGAGGATCGATCGCCAGGCATGGTGCATTCTGTCACCCATATTATGTCCTCAGTCCTGTATACATATTCAAAATGTGCCTAAACCAGTGTCTGGAAATAGCAAACCCTATGTTAAAATGTTACGTTCGCTTTACATTGTGGGGGCGAGCTAGATTCTATGGTCGGATGTAAAGCCAGcatgttgatttctttttttttttaagatttattttatatgtatgagtacactgtagctgtacagatggccgtgagccatcatgtgtgtggctgctggtaattgaactcaggacctctgccgcccgcTCGCTCTGGTGTTAATTCATTCAccgtagctgttttcagacgcaccagaagagggcgtcagatctcattacggatggttgtgagccaccatgtgatgtggttgctgggaattgaactcaggaccttcggaagagcagtcggtgctctcacccgctgagccgtctcgcCAGCCCCAGCATGTTGATTTCTGGGGACTTTCACCCAGCCAAAAACCTTCTCAGTGTCGTGGTTAGGATTATCGTCTAGTCTCCCTTGCATCCAAGCCAGAAGTCCCATCTACATACATGTCCTACCTGACAGCAGCTGGTTGGCCAAGGGTTACTCAGAGGCTAAGGGCACATTCCTGCGCATGTGTGCTTTGTGCTGCTTTTCGGTTGCTTCTACTGAGGCGTTTGTCATGGTCCTTGGCATCTACTAGGGCAATCATCTCTCAGATTAGACTTAAGAGCTTGAGTCTTCCTCTTCTTGCCACTAGGAACCAAAGGAGGGAGTCCAGATAAAGGTGGCTTCTTTGTCTAAGGATAGCACCAGAACAAACGCTGGGCATCTTTATTCAGCCCTATTGAGAGTGAGAGGAAATCAGGTTCAAGCCTGTCAGGgagtgtgttttttgttttgttttgttttgtttttaaacaaaaacaaaaacaaaaaaacaaagccagaaagGACTTGTCTGACTCCAGGAATTCCTGGCTGGAAGGGTTCTTGGTTTCGAATTTGCTCGAGTCTTCTGACCAAGCGGCAGCAGGTTGCTTTGCTCACTTCAGCGGTATTGTTACATAAACAAGTAAGCCGTCTGCTTGCTCCAGGCGGTCAGGTTTCCCATCTGAGTTTTGGCTAATCAGGATCTATGGGCGGATTCCAGCTTGGGGATTCTTAACTCTCCTAAGCCTCGCAGCTGTGTTCCCTGTTTCCACTAAACGCTAGAGTTTAAGATTTAGGGAATTATGCAAAACACGCTTGCAGTGCGGGGTGGGgcttaagtgtgtatgtatgggggcAGGGACTGTCCCGCCCTCTAGGGCTGCctgctgctccccaccccccatttatTTGAGGGTGGAGTAGAACCCTTGGAAATCCAAGAGACTGAGCAAGTAGTTTAAGCCATTGATCAAGCCTCAGCCTCAGGACtatactttttcttaaaataactttGAGAAATGAGTGCAAAAATATTCGAACGGCACAGTCTCTGTGTGCATTTATAGATAAAATGCTTAACGCCAAGCCCCTTCACACGTCTAGCAGTTACCCTTACCCGACAAGCCGTTCAGCAGCTCACAGCCCAACCAGTCTTCCGAAATTCTACCCTGATGCATTAAAATCTGCAACTGTGCAAGGAAATGCCCTGCAATATATATGCAACATATCTTGTAAGAGCTGCCTATTGTAGTGTACACGCGCTGTTCATGCAGAATATTACCCCTCTTTCAATgccaaaaaaaaatcccccaactAGCAGTTTTGTTCAGCACAAATACTcaaaactttattaaaaacagttttcaaaagtAGCTTCATAAAACTAGACACCAGCAAGCCTTGGTCGAAGAGTGGAAAATAAATCGTATATCTTTAACCCACAGAAGTTAAAgtctctctcgctcgctctctctctctctctttttttttttttgttagctaacaatggaaacttttttttaagtgtttcccTCCCTCGGTTTGccaagcaatagaaaaaaaaaagaagaaaagaaaaacttgttcCGCTGAGTTCAACCCCAGACAAGCTCACaacttccttcctgctttcctcccccaagcccccgcctttctgcctcctccctcaacccccaactttttttttttttttaaatcttacattGAACAAACACTGAAGTAGCCGGGAGCAGACGCTGACAGCGGTAGTGTCTCCAACCAGGCACAGAGCAGCGCAGGGTCGGCCTGGCGGTGTCCCCTCCGGGATCGCCTAGTCCCTGCGCCGGTACATTCAGCCTCGTTGCACCCCACGTTTTTGGTCTTCCATAAGTTGTTGCGGAAACCCTTTGGaaggttggggttttttgtttgtttggttgttttggattttttttttttaactgtaagcCACCTGGTCTGTACGAGCCCGGAGTCCCCGGGGCATGTCGCCTGCACGGGACCTGGGAGTCTGAGCAATTGCAGGTAAGCGTGGCGGCTCCTTCCTGGCCCCCGTCTCTGAACACTCTTTCCGCTCCATCTGTGCCGGGGTTCCTCTGGCTGTTCCGGGGTCCGAGCACAGCACGGAGGGGAGGGCTAGACCGACGGAGAAGGGAGGCTGATCTGGGACGGTAGCGTGGCGTGGCCTTGGGGCCAGAGGAGGCGATTCGACTTTCCCACCGCCTTCCGGGGCCGCTGCGCCGCGCCACCTCCCCGGCGCGCTGCGGGCGGCTGGGGCTCGGCTTGCCCCGGAGGCTCCGCTGGCGCCAGGCGAGGCTGCCCGGGATGCGCGAGGCCCTGCCCTCGGCCGGCCGCGCTGCTCCCGGGCTTAGCATGCCGGACTCCGGAGGGCTGCAGAGTCTCAGGCCTGCACAATGAGAAGGCTTCCGGGCTGCAGCGGTGCAAGCAAGCCCGGAGTTCCTCCGAGGGGTGTGGGTCCCTGAGGCTACAAGGGCAGCCGGGTCCTAGCTAACAGGATGCGCGCTGGGCTGAGTAGCTGCGGACATGCaacccccccccctctctctctctcacacacacacacacacacacacacacacactcgctgCAGGGTGTGAAGAGACTGTAGGGAGCTTCCAGGATTGATTCCAGTGCTGGGTACTGCAGAGTTTGGTCCCTGGCGCGCACGCGTGCCCACATTCACAAAACACACTTGtttggagacagacagatatcaAGGCTAGTGCTGGAAAGTGCCTgggctgcccccaccccacccccacccccaagctctCCCAGGCCTTTCATAGGCCGAGAGACATAGCCCCGAGTCCGGGATCAGAAAGAAAACGGCGGGCACACAAGTCCCCTTCCAGGTCTCGGCTCCTGCAGCGGTTTGGGGAAGGCAGGTAAGGTCAGGTTCCCTGTGATTTGGTCTCTGATGTCCTGAGAGGGTGGAGCAGGGCTGCCTGTCATCCTCGACAGCCGGTGTTTGCTCTAGCCGAAGGAACCTGATCAGTCTCGGCGGAGGGAACCAGAGAGTTGCACCTCCTACCCTGGCCATCCGCGTGGCTACCGAGACTAATTTCAAAAATTGGGATTCTTGGGGCGTATcccaagctgggggtggggggtgggagggaaggtggaCTACGGCCGGAAAATACGAGCAGAGGCCACCGAGGAGGCCCGGCATGCCTCCTCACTGAGCATCACAAACCCTGGAGGCTAGACATCCAGGGGCACCCCGTTCCCAGCAGACTGGGGTCCCGGGGCTCCCTCTGCTCTCTGCGGGGGGGCTCTCGCCACCCTCCCTGGATGCCTTCGGGAATTCTGACTTTTCTCCTTGTGTCTCCACAGGCGCGAGATCGTTTATGGAGCTTGGGGAGGGGGCCGAGCCCTCGATCTTGCCCCGTGCCCGCCGCCTAGGTCATGCTCCATCAGTGCGCGGAGCTGCGGCCGCCCGGCCTCCGGGACTAAGCCGGGAGCCGCGAGAGGAGGAGGCGCCGGCGGTGGAGCGGGACGGAGAGCCGCGGCGGCGGGCGGACCCAGTACTATGGCTGTGTACTGCTATGCCCTCAATAGCCTGGTGATCATGAACAGCACCAACGAGCTCAAGAGTGGCGGCCCCCGGCCCAGCGGCAGCGAGACGCCCCAGCCCACCGGGAGGCCCGCGCTGAGTCCCGGCAGCGTCTTCAGCCCCGGGAGAGGcgcctcctttctcttccccccagCAGAGTCGCTGTCGCCAGAGGAGCCCGGGAGTCCTGGGGGTTGGCGCAGCGGCCGGCGCAGGCTGAATAGCAGCAGTGGCAGCGgaggcggcggcagcagcagcagcaacagcagcaacagcagtagTGGCGTGGGCAGTCCCAGTTGGGCTGGCCGCCTGCGAGGGGACGCGCAGCAGGTGGTGGCGGCCCGCGTCCTCTCCCCACCTGGGCCAGAGGAGGCCCAGAGGAAGCTGCGGATTCTGCAGCGCGAGTTGCAAAATGTGCAGGTGAACCAGAAAGTGGACATGTTCGAGGCGCAAATCCAGGCACAGAGCTCTGCCATTCAAGCGCCCCGAAGCCCGCGTTTGGGTAGGGCTCGTTCGCCCTCCCCGTGTCCCTTCCGGAGCAGCAGCCAGCCCCCCGGAAGGGTCTTGGCTCCGTGCTCCCCAAGTGAGGAACGGAGAACAAAGTCCTGGGGAGAACAATGTACAGAGACCCCGGATGCCAACTCCGGGAGGAGAAGCAGGCTCAGCACACACCCCTCGAAGGACAAGGAGGGAGTGGCCCCTCTTTTAGGCCCAGCCAGCCCGACCAGGTTAGGGACTCAGAGTCCATCCACTTCAGTGAGAATGGAAAGAGGTACCCCGGCCAGTCCCCGCTGCGGCTCACCCACACCCATGGAAATTGACAAGAGGGTTGCTCCCTCACTGGAGCACTTTGGAACTAGCTTAACGTTGGCTACTAAAGTGGCAGCTTCAGCGGCATCCGCTGGACCACACCCTGGAATTGATTCTGCCCTCGTGGAGACAGCCTGTGAGCTCGGGGGCATGAGCCCCTGGGAGGCCCAGATGGAGAGACGAGGGCAGTTTCTGGGCAGGGAGACCGGTTCAGTCCCAGAGCCTGTCCGGACCCACATTAGAGAACCCCCTGGAAGGGTGGGAAGAGGAATTCACTCTGTTGGTGGGCAGGGCTCCTGGACACCTGAAGTCAtcaaaaggccagaagagaggacTGTGACTGCTCAAAGCTCAGAGCCCTCGGAGGATCCGAGATGGTCTGGACTGCCTGGAGACCTGGGTTCCATAGGACCTGAGAAGGGAGGAAGTAGGATTCCAGGAATCAGAGGACTCCAGCAGACCCTGGACAGTGTGAGAGAAGGGTCTCCAGCAGTGGGCTTGCTTGGGG
This region includes:
- the LOC116104667 gene encoding uncharacterized protein LOC116104667; this encodes MLSPGAARPAEGRASRIPGSLAWRQRSLRGKPSPSRPQRAGEVARRSGPGRRWESRIASSGPKATPRYRPRSASLLRRSSPPLRAVLGPRNSQRNPGTDGAERVFRDGGQEGAATLTCNCSDSQVPCRRHAPGTPGSYRPGGLQLKKKNPKQPNKQKTPTFQRVSATTYGRPKTWGATRLNVPAQGLGDPGGDTARPTLRCSVPGWRHYRCQRLLPATSVFVQLARRGRLKLLSLI